The segment CGGGGTCGGGCTCCGGATCGGGTTGTTGCTCGGCCTGTTCGGCGGCGTCCCGCATGGCCTCGTCCAACTGTTTGTCGTCGATGCCCGGCTCGTCGAAGGGATCGCGCCGACGCCGGTGCGGCAGAGCCAGTTCGGCGGCAATCCGCACGTCCTCCTCGGCCACCTCGCTCGCGCCTCGCCAGGCGGCGTGGGCGGACGCGGTACGAGCCAGAACGAGATCGGCGCGCATACCGTCGACGTCGAAGGACGCACACAGCGCCGCGATACGACGAAGTTCCTTGTCGCTCAACACCACATCGTCGAGAATCTTCCGGGCGGCCAGAATCTGCTCGGCCACGGCGATGTCGTCGTTGCGGAATTCGGCGGCGAACGCGTGCGGATCACGCTCGTAGTTCATCCGGCGGCGGACGACGTTCATTCGGACGTCCACGTCCCGCGAAGCCGTCACCTCCACAGCCAGACCGAACCGGTCGAGCAGCTGCGGGCGAAGCTCACCCTCCTCGGGATTCATCGTGCCGACGAGCACGAATTGCGCAGGGTGAGAATGAGATACACCGTCACGCTCGACGTGCACCCGGCCCATTGCGGCCGCGTCGAGCAGCACGTCGACCAGATGATCGTGCAGCAGGTTCACTTCGTCGACGTAGAGAACACCACGGTGCGCGGCCGCGAGGAGACCGGGTTGAAACGCACGCTCGCCGTCGCGCAGAACCTTCTCGAGGTCGATGGACCCCACCACTCTGTCCTCGGTTGCCCCCACCGGGAGTTCGACGAGCTTCGCCGGGCGCGAGCCGTCCTCGTCCTCCACAGCAGGCAGCAGGGTCGCGAGTGCGCGCACCACCGTCGATTTCGCGGTGCCCTTCTCTCCTCGCACCAGTACACCGCCGATACCGGGGTGCACGGCGCACAGAATCAACGACAACCTCAGTTGATCCTGACCGACGATCGCACTGAACGGATATCCCGGTTCGGGAACACTCCTACTTCGCTGCACAGCCAATTCCCTTCGTGCCCGGAGTTCCGCGCC is part of the Rhodococcus sp. SBT000017 genome and harbors:
- a CDS encoding magnesium chelatase subunit D family protein, translating into MAVQRSRSVPEPGYPFSAIVGQDQLRLSLILCAVHPGIGGVLVRGEKGTAKSTVVRALATLLPAVEDEDGSRPAKLVELPVGATEDRVVGSIDLEKVLRDGERAFQPGLLAAAHRGVLYVDEVNLLHDHLVDVLLDAAAMGRVHVERDGVSHSHPAQFVLVGTMNPEEGELRPQLLDRFGLAVEVTASRDVDVRMNVVRRRMNYERDPHAFAAEFRNDDIAVAEQILAARKILDDVVLSDKELRRIAALCASFDVDGMRADLVLARTASAHAAWRGASEVAEEDVRIAAELALPHRRRRDPFDEPGIDDKQLDEAMRDAAEQAEQQPDPEPDPDGGGGAPEPEAPDDDSQSPSSDTQSSDSRDESKQPPPSSGTGSEKQAGTPGAQFRARLLEVPGVGEGAPGRRSRSRSSHGRSVRPTVEAGKGLHLVGTLFAAAEQQVVRGRTSGRLKLAPADLRGAIKEGREGNLIVFVVDASGSMAARDRLSAVTGAVLSLLRDAYQRRDKVAVITVRGKEAETVLPPTSSVDVAVTRLRKMKTGGRSPLAQGFLQARELVLRERVRDPLRRALVVALTDGRATGGTDPVGRARIAARRIASDKIASVVVDCESGMVRLGLAADFAACLGGGYVALADLSAEQVAAVVRAAA